From a single Candidatus Tumulicola sp. genomic region:
- a CDS encoding transposase, whose amino-acid sequence MADGSPRLKGFDYTTPGSYFITFRVSNRQPIFRTPAAAIIACDHILRYREREWYGLHAYCVMPDHIHMVARLQSDSRPLSDIVGTLKATILHRCRMSGHSFLWQRGYHDHIVREYEKSDATIRYTLENPIRAGLVVDFRDYPYSGILDPWY is encoded by the coding sequence ATGGCTGACGGCAGTCCTCGGCTGAAGGGCTTCGATTATACGACTCCGGGTTCGTACTTTATAACGTTTCGCGTCAGCAACCGGCAGCCGATCTTCCGCACGCCCGCGGCCGCGATCATCGCCTGCGACCATATCTTGAGGTACCGTGAACGCGAGTGGTACGGCCTCCACGCATATTGCGTCATGCCCGACCACATCCACATGGTGGCCCGGCTGCAAAGCGATTCACGCCCTCTCAGCGATATCGTCGGCACCCTCAAGGCCACAATCTTGCATAGGTGCAGAATGTCGGGTCACTCATTCTTATGGCAACGCGGCTATCACGACCACATCGTGCGGGAATATGAGAAGAGCGACGCGACCATTCGGTACACGCTCGAGAATCCGATTCGCGCCGGGCTTGTTGTAGACTTTCGCGATTACCCGTATTCTGGGATCCTCGACCCGTGGTATTAG
- a CDS encoding TonB-dependent receptor, translating to MKGYLRIAFLALAVLLCQGTWALAGTTGSLSGTVFLEGTTTPVANAKVTASSPSQTLTATTDNGGHFSMISLVPDTYTVTVSEENVIETLVQRGVTVFADNTQTVNLQAKKFVRTLGVITSRSSADLVKPGTTADVYSVNEKAQARTAVLGGGGGGDQGYSAIAALPGAYVPPGQSGWYQTVYIRGGDYDQVGYEFDGVPVNRSFDNYPTTNLSALGQQELQLYTGASPANSESQGLAGYINQVIKSGTYPGFASASFGIGGPSLYNKANIEFGGATPNRNFSYYVGIGLVDSGPRYFDNSNGASITQSYGVPWDGTNDGAGCTTGPGGTGSGFSGCYANRAYFGAFPVGPGGYVMGPYTMTFPAKLTDRENVFNFHIGIPHHRDSGKDDIQLLYDVFQLYTYYYSSTNDWGGPSFFANNVGNTFDGGPGFGNNGQAAFTPGIARQWNNVAPGQLFLGADPTQAGNVVPYAYPSEGQAGLGGNVPDNKRDTADNGQGIYKLQYQRNIGTNSYLRVYGYIFYSWWFLHGPLTLNNDYVGCCPDDYELWTHTRGGSVSYVSQLSPKHLLNVDVGYSTASTVRDNNTQQRNSFSGARQQAAFRVNAANPLTGICYFGGIARSCENTDDTGVSLELDNIAASGLPNPNTGGACAGACAWIAGETGPWATFNTVTPRYYAASIQDTWKPTDRLTLNLGLRENVYKFEFTPTGGGARDFWLAAWNASQCYAPTFQGGQPFDKTNPPVGVVGAISITQPCSTLVASAGGNPFIPATMVNGTANGGSVTYPETEPRIGGTYTLNPDDVLRFSAGRYSQPANAAFQQYNTLEQNLFGQLIGGLFFKFGYNSPNHTIRPSISYNYDLSLEHHFKNTQTSFKLTPFYRATSDQVQQLFIDPKTAFVSGLNAGKQTTSGVEFELNFGNFNNNGWAGQFSYTFTHSLIKYSPLPNGSTVLASINSDIQHYNSFTSACVGAVSSTNATSMCGVDGGVNANATPGGIANPYFNAPAQKLFDPNGSYTPYDIIPAGIQLSEVSFITPHVASLVLQMKHDKWAFIPAFQFHSGTKYGAPEGTVGFDPNTCGASTLGAVAPTDPRYPYGGTGTAADATNCSNFLIIPDTSTHVFDAPGSFTEPSQFSGHFAISYDATSRVSYQLNLANVINTCFGGSKQAWVNNDRHWCSYGVISGNVPSVGNFYNPGNVLQPLVKYPYLPNVATSPFNASLNVNVKL from the coding sequence ATGAAAGGTTATTTGAGAATTGCCTTCTTAGCTTTAGCGGTTTTGCTATGCCAGGGAACATGGGCACTGGCGGGCACAACCGGATCGCTATCAGGCACGGTGTTCCTTGAGGGCACGACGACACCAGTCGCCAATGCCAAAGTGACCGCCTCGTCGCCGAGTCAAACCCTAACGGCGACCACGGACAATGGAGGTCACTTCTCGATGATCTCTCTGGTGCCGGACACGTACACCGTGACGGTATCGGAAGAGAACGTGATCGAGACTCTCGTGCAACGCGGCGTCACGGTATTCGCCGACAACACCCAGACGGTCAATCTTCAAGCGAAGAAGTTCGTCCGGACTCTCGGCGTTATCACCAGTCGCTCGTCTGCAGACCTCGTCAAGCCCGGCACGACCGCCGACGTCTACTCGGTGAACGAGAAGGCGCAAGCGCGTACGGCGGTGCTCGGCGGCGGCGGCGGCGGCGATCAAGGTTATTCCGCGATCGCAGCGCTCCCCGGCGCGTACGTTCCTCCCGGACAGTCGGGCTGGTATCAGACCGTCTACATCCGCGGCGGAGACTACGACCAAGTCGGCTATGAGTTTGACGGCGTGCCGGTCAACCGGTCGTTCGATAACTATCCGACCACCAATCTTTCGGCGCTCGGCCAACAGGAACTGCAGTTGTACACGGGCGCGTCGCCCGCCAACTCAGAGTCGCAGGGCCTCGCCGGCTACATCAACCAAGTGATCAAGAGCGGCACGTATCCAGGCTTCGCAAGCGCGAGCTTTGGCATCGGCGGGCCGAGTCTTTACAACAAGGCCAACATCGAGTTCGGTGGGGCCACGCCCAACCGCAACTTCTCGTACTACGTGGGCATCGGTCTCGTCGACTCCGGCCCGCGGTATTTCGACAACAGCAACGGCGCCAGCATCACGCAGAGCTACGGCGTGCCGTGGGACGGCACCAATGACGGCGCAGGTTGCACTACCGGCCCCGGTGGCACGGGCAGCGGGTTCTCCGGCTGCTATGCGAACAGAGCGTACTTCGGGGCATTCCCAGTCGGCCCCGGCGGCTACGTCATGGGCCCGTACACGATGACATTTCCGGCGAAGTTGACCGATCGCGAGAACGTGTTCAACTTCCACATCGGCATCCCGCACCATCGTGACAGCGGCAAAGACGACATCCAGCTGCTGTACGACGTGTTCCAACTGTACACGTACTACTACAGCTCGACGAACGACTGGGGCGGCCCGAGTTTCTTCGCCAATAACGTTGGCAACACGTTTGACGGCGGCCCGGGCTTCGGCAACAACGGTCAGGCTGCGTTCACTCCCGGCATAGCTCGCCAGTGGAACAACGTGGCGCCAGGCCAGCTCTTCTTGGGCGCCGATCCTACCCAAGCCGGTAATGTCGTACCCTACGCGTATCCGAGCGAAGGCCAAGCGGGCCTGGGCGGCAACGTGCCGGACAACAAGCGTGACACTGCGGACAACGGCCAGGGCATCTACAAACTGCAGTATCAGCGCAACATCGGCACCAACTCGTACCTGCGCGTCTACGGCTACATCTTCTACTCGTGGTGGTTCTTGCACGGTCCACTGACATTGAACAATGACTATGTGGGCTGCTGTCCGGACGACTACGAACTGTGGACGCACACGCGCGGCGGCTCCGTCTCGTACGTGAGTCAGCTTTCGCCGAAACATCTCCTCAACGTGGACGTAGGGTACTCGACGGCGAGCACCGTGCGCGACAACAACACGCAGCAGAGGAACTCGTTCAGCGGTGCACGCCAACAGGCGGCCTTCAGGGTCAATGCAGCCAATCCGCTGACCGGCATCTGCTACTTCGGCGGCATCGCGCGCTCGTGCGAGAATACCGATGACACGGGCGTAAGCCTCGAGCTCGACAACATCGCGGCGAGCGGCCTCCCGAATCCGAACACTGGTGGGGCCTGCGCCGGCGCTTGCGCCTGGATCGCCGGCGAAACCGGTCCGTGGGCGACGTTCAACACGGTCACACCGCGCTACTACGCGGCGTCGATCCAGGACACGTGGAAGCCAACCGACAGACTGACGCTCAACCTCGGTCTGCGGGAAAACGTCTACAAGTTCGAGTTCACGCCTACGGGCGGAGGGGCTCGCGACTTCTGGCTTGCCGCGTGGAACGCGTCGCAGTGCTACGCGCCGACGTTCCAAGGCGGACAGCCGTTTGACAAAACAAACCCGCCTGTCGGAGTGGTCGGGGCGATCTCCATCACGCAGCCGTGCTCGACGCTCGTCGCGTCTGCCGGCGGCAACCCGTTCATCCCGGCGACCATGGTCAACGGAACGGCCAACGGCGGTTCGGTGACGTATCCGGAAACTGAACCCCGCATCGGCGGGACCTACACGCTGAACCCGGACGACGTGTTGCGCTTCTCGGCAGGCCGGTATTCGCAGCCCGCGAACGCCGCCTTCCAGCAGTACAACACGCTGGAGCAAAACCTGTTCGGTCAGCTCATCGGGGGACTGTTCTTCAAGTTCGGCTACAACTCGCCGAACCATACCATCCGGCCCTCCATCTCGTACAACTACGACCTGTCGCTGGAGCACCACTTCAAGAACACGCAGACGTCGTTCAAGTTGACGCCGTTCTACCGTGCGACTTCTGACCAGGTGCAGCAGCTCTTCATCGACCCGAAGACGGCGTTCGTCTCCGGCCTCAACGCCGGAAAACAAACGACGAGCGGCGTCGAGTTCGAGCTGAACTTCGGCAACTTCAACAACAACGGCTGGGCGGGCCAGTTCTCGTACACCTTTACGCACAGCCTGATCAAGTACTCACCGCTGCCCAACGGCTCGACGGTGCTGGCCTCGATCAATAGCGACATCCAACACTACAACTCGTTCACGTCGGCATGCGTCGGCGCGGTCTCATCGACGAACGCGACGAGCATGTGCGGCGTCGACGGCGGCGTCAACGCGAATGCGACCCCCGGTGGTATCGCGAATCCGTACTTCAACGCCCCGGCGCAGAAGCTGTTCGATCCGAACGGCTCCTACACGCCGTACGACATCATCCCGGCGGGCATCCAGCTCTCCGAGGTGAGCTTCATCACGCCGCACGTGGCGTCGCTGGTGCTGCAGATGAAGCACGACAAATGGGCGTTCATCCCCGCGTTCCAGTTCCACTCGGGGACGAAGTACGGCGCTCCGGAAGGCACCGTCGGATTCGATCCGAACACCTGCGGAGCGTCGACATTGGGTGCAGTCGCCCCCACCGACCCGCGCTATCCGTACGGCGGCACGGGAACGGCGGCAGACGCAACCAACTGCTCCAACTTCCTGATCATTCCCGATACGTCGACGCACGTGTTCGACGCGCCTGGCTCGTTCACGGAGCCCAGCCAGTTCTCTGGCCACTTCGCGATCAGCTATGACGCGACGTCACGCGTGTCGTACCAGTTGAACCTGGCGAACGTCATCAACACCTGCTTCGGCGGATCGAAGCAGGCGTGGGTGAACAATGATCGCCACTGGTGTTCGTACGGCGTGATCAGCGGCAACGTCCCGTCGGTCGGCAACTTCTACAACCCCGGTAACGTGTTGCAACCGCTGGTGAAGTACCCGTATCTGCCGAACGTGGCGACGTCGCCGTTCAACGCGTCGCTCAACGTCAACGTCAAGCTCTAA
- the sucD gene encoding succinate--CoA ligase subunit alpha codes for MSIYLNKDSIVIVQGITGREGLYHANRMRAYGTKLAGGVTPGKGGQTVDQFPVFDSVAQARAKTGANASVIFVPPPAAADAILEAADAGIALIICITEGIPVHDMLKVMAVIPKGVRVIGPNCPGVVTPGESLAGIMPGHVFSQGRVGLISRSGTLTYEIVDQLTRAGIGQSTCVGIGGDPIIGTVFVDCLADFQSDPATEAVVLVGEIGGTDEEDAAAMIQRREFTKSLIAFIGGRSAPEGKRMGHAGAIVSGSGGTAKAKIEAFRKVGVPVADSPADIPGLVDVAFRAHARA; via the coding sequence TTGTCGATCTACCTCAACAAAGACAGCATCGTCATCGTGCAGGGGATCACCGGGCGCGAGGGATTGTATCACGCGAACCGGATGCGCGCGTACGGCACGAAGCTCGCCGGCGGCGTCACGCCCGGCAAGGGCGGTCAGACCGTCGATCAATTCCCCGTTTTCGATAGCGTAGCTCAGGCGCGCGCCAAGACCGGCGCGAACGCCAGCGTCATCTTCGTTCCGCCGCCGGCGGCGGCGGACGCGATCTTGGAAGCGGCCGATGCCGGCATAGCATTGATCATCTGCATCACCGAAGGCATCCCGGTGCACGATATGCTCAAGGTCATGGCCGTCATACCGAAAGGCGTGCGCGTCATCGGCCCCAACTGCCCGGGCGTCGTCACTCCCGGCGAGTCGCTTGCCGGCATCATGCCGGGCCACGTGTTTTCGCAAGGCCGGGTGGGTCTGATCTCGCGCAGCGGCACGCTCACCTATGAGATCGTCGATCAGCTGACGCGCGCGGGCATCGGGCAAAGCACGTGCGTGGGCATCGGCGGCGATCCGATCATCGGCACCGTCTTCGTGGATTGTCTGGCCGATTTCCAGTCCGACCCCGCGACCGAAGCCGTGGTGCTGGTCGGTGAGATCGGCGGCACGGATGAAGAAGACGCGGCGGCGATGATCCAGCGGCGCGAATTCACCAAATCGCTCATCGCGTTCATCGGCGGCCGTTCGGCGCCCGAAGGAAAGCGCATGGGTCACGCCGGCGCCATCGTGAGCGGCAGCGGCGGCACGGCTAAAGCGAAAATCGAGGCGTTCCGGAAGGTGGGCGTCCCCGTAGCGGACAGCCCGGCCGACATTCCCGGACTTGTGGATGTAGCGTTCCGAGCGCACGCGCGGGCCTGA
- the sucC gene encoding ADP-forming succinate--CoA ligase subunit beta, with the protein MRLLEYQGKELFAAAGIPVPKGKVASSVEEAVAIMRDNPAPSVVKAQVLIGGRGKAGGIKFCSNAEDVVEPAKAILGMDIKGEIAKRIWIEQRVDIARELYLSITVDRQSKRPIVIASAMGGMDIEEVAATDSSAIAKYRIDPAMGYWPFVGRRVAFEAGIPKEVMGEFVAILGKLYALFFDVGAMLVEINPLAVTRDGHLIASDAKVDIDDNGLFRHKELEAWKTDLPSDPLEERARKAGLAYVHLDGNVGIIGNGAGLVMGTLDAVKAAGGEPANFLDVGGGAKADIVREAVGIVTADPKVKSLFINIFGGITRGDEVAKGLVEALGGGSWSKDKLVIRLTGTNEKEGRAVLEANAIRSVETMNEGARQAVALAK; encoded by the coding sequence ATGCGACTGCTCGAATATCAAGGCAAAGAACTTTTTGCGGCGGCCGGCATTCCCGTGCCCAAGGGTAAGGTCGCGAGCAGCGTCGAGGAGGCTGTCGCCATCATGCGCGACAATCCCGCGCCCTCCGTGGTCAAGGCGCAAGTGCTCATCGGCGGAAGAGGCAAGGCGGGCGGCATCAAGTTCTGCAGCAACGCTGAGGACGTAGTCGAGCCCGCCAAAGCCATCCTCGGCATGGACATCAAGGGCGAGATCGCGAAGCGCATCTGGATCGAGCAGCGCGTGGACATCGCGCGCGAGCTGTATCTCTCGATCACCGTCGATCGGCAGAGCAAGCGCCCGATCGTCATCGCGTCGGCGATGGGCGGCATGGACATCGAAGAAGTGGCGGCCACCGATTCGTCGGCGATCGCCAAGTACCGCATCGATCCGGCCATGGGCTACTGGCCGTTCGTCGGCCGCCGGGTCGCCTTTGAAGCGGGCATTCCGAAGGAGGTCATGGGCGAATTCGTGGCCATCCTCGGCAAGCTCTACGCGCTGTTCTTCGACGTCGGGGCCATGCTGGTCGAGATCAACCCGCTCGCGGTCACGCGCGACGGGCACCTCATCGCCTCGGACGCGAAGGTCGACATCGACGATAACGGGCTCTTCCGCCACAAAGAACTCGAAGCGTGGAAAACGGATCTGCCCAGCGATCCGCTTGAAGAGCGGGCGCGCAAAGCCGGCCTCGCGTACGTGCATCTGGACGGCAACGTCGGCATCATCGGCAACGGCGCCGGTCTCGTGATGGGGACGCTCGATGCCGTCAAAGCCGCGGGCGGCGAGCCGGCTAATTTTCTGGACGTGGGCGGCGGCGCCAAAGCGGATATCGTGCGCGAGGCGGTCGGCATCGTCACCGCCGACCCGAAGGTCAAATCGCTCTTCATCAACATCTTCGGCGGCATCACGCGCGGCGATGAAGTCGCAAAGGGCCTCGTGGAAGCGCTTGGCGGAGGCTCCTGGAGCAAGGACAAACTCGTCATCCGTCTCACCGGCACTAATGAGAAGGAAGGCCGCGCCGTGCTCGAGGCCAACGCCATCCGGTCGGTTGAGACGATGAATGAAGGAGCGCGCCAAGCCGTCGCCCTCGCTAAATGA
- a CDS encoding acyl-CoA dehydrogenase family protein: MDFELTEEQRAVRKTVAAFAAREIAPHVAQWDREQTFPIGLMRKLGDIGVMAMSVSDAYGGAAMDSVSVAIAIEELSRADAGLGVTVSVHAGLVTRIIEQFASDELKRRYLPKMCTGEWLGAFALTEAEAGSDASGINTRAPRRGDTYFLTGTKQWCTNGSHAKAFVVFARTGGVGPKGISAFLVDRDTAGFSVGRPTDKLGIRTSDTVDLVFEETPVPASQLLAGEGEGYKVALANLAVGRIGIAAQAVGILAACLDTSVRYALDRHQFGRPIGAFQAVSFKVADMAVDLDAARLLLYRAASLKDKGRRVVEASSKAKLFASTAARRHAAECVQILGGYGYTTEFPAERYYRDAKITEIYEGTSEIQRIVIARELLGRLDERTSTDRPRRASNGAPAQEREKNKT, from the coding sequence ATGGATTTTGAACTAACCGAAGAACAGCGCGCCGTCCGCAAAACCGTGGCGGCCTTTGCGGCTCGCGAGATCGCGCCGCACGTCGCGCAATGGGACCGCGAGCAGACCTTCCCGATCGGCCTCATGCGCAAGCTCGGCGACATCGGCGTGATGGCGATGTCGGTGTCCGATGCGTACGGCGGCGCGGCCATGGACTCGGTCAGCGTGGCGATCGCCATCGAAGAGCTAAGCCGAGCCGATGCCGGCCTCGGCGTCACCGTGTCGGTGCACGCCGGGCTCGTCACCCGGATCATCGAGCAGTTCGCATCCGATGAGCTCAAGCGCCGCTATCTTCCGAAGATGTGCACCGGCGAATGGCTGGGGGCGTTTGCGCTCACCGAAGCCGAGGCGGGCTCGGACGCGTCCGGGATCAACACGCGTGCCCCGCGGCGCGGCGACACCTATTTTCTCACCGGCACCAAACAGTGGTGCACGAACGGCAGTCACGCCAAGGCATTCGTGGTTTTCGCGCGCACCGGCGGTGTAGGCCCGAAGGGCATCTCCGCGTTCTTGGTGGATCGCGACACAGCCGGGTTTTCGGTCGGCCGACCCACCGACAAGCTGGGCATTCGGACCTCCGACACAGTCGATCTCGTCTTTGAAGAAACGCCCGTGCCCGCGTCTCAACTGCTCGCGGGCGAGGGTGAGGGCTACAAGGTCGCGCTGGCAAATCTCGCGGTCGGGCGCATCGGCATCGCTGCACAAGCCGTCGGCATCCTGGCAGCGTGCCTCGACACCTCCGTGCGCTACGCGCTCGATCGCCACCAGTTCGGGCGACCGATCGGCGCGTTTCAAGCCGTCTCATTCAAAGTCGCAGATATGGCCGTCGACCTCGATGCGGCGCGGCTGTTGCTTTATCGCGCGGCATCGCTCAAGGACAAGGGGCGGCGCGTGGTCGAGGCGTCCTCGAAGGCGAAGCTGTTCGCTTCAACGGCGGCGCGCCGGCATGCCGCCGAGTGCGTGCAGATCCTGGGCGGCTACGGGTACACGACGGAATTCCCGGCCGAGCGCTACTACCGCGATGCCAAGATCACCGAGATCTACGAAGGCACGTCCGAAATCCAACGCATCGTCATCGCGCGCGAGCTGCTCGGGCGGCTCGACGAGCGCACGTCTACCGACCGGCCGCGTCGCGCCAGCAACGGCGCGCCGGCGCAAGAGCGAGAGAAAAACAAGACCTGA
- a CDS encoding 3-hydroxybutyryl-CoA dehydrogenase translates to MKILVVGAGQMGAGIAHVCAAAGHDVALNDVDAAAIERGRSGIEKNLARAVDKGKTSRADADAALSRIIPHADLRTPIDVAIAIEAASEDESLKKALFATLDGVTAPETVLASNTSSISITKLGAATKRAPNVIGMHFMNPVPVMKLVEIIRGFATSDATFAFTKKLAEGLGKTPVEVNDYPGFVSNRVLMPMINEAIFARMEGVASAEDIDTVMKLGMNHPMGPLELADFIGLDTCLAIMQVLYEGFSDAKYRPCPLLKKMVAAGYLGKKSGRGFYHY, encoded by the coding sequence ATGAAAATACTCGTGGTCGGCGCCGGTCAAATGGGCGCCGGCATCGCGCATGTCTGCGCCGCCGCCGGCCACGACGTCGCACTCAACGACGTCGACGCCGCAGCGATCGAGCGCGGCAGATCCGGCATCGAAAAGAATTTGGCGCGCGCGGTCGACAAGGGGAAGACCTCGCGCGCGGACGCGGACGCGGCGTTGTCGCGCATCATCCCACACGCGGATCTGCGCACGCCGATCGACGTCGCCATCGCGATCGAAGCGGCCAGCGAGGACGAGTCTCTCAAAAAAGCGCTGTTCGCAACGCTGGACGGCGTGACTGCGCCGGAGACGGTTCTGGCCAGCAACACCTCATCGATCTCCATCACGAAGCTAGGGGCGGCCACCAAGCGCGCGCCGAACGTCATCGGGATGCACTTCATGAATCCGGTACCCGTCATGAAGCTGGTCGAGATCATTCGCGGCTTCGCCACCTCGGACGCCACCTTCGCATTCACCAAAAAACTCGCCGAGGGACTCGGCAAGACGCCCGTGGAGGTCAACGACTACCCCGGCTTTGTCAGCAACCGCGTGCTCATGCCCATGATCAACGAGGCCATTTTCGCGCGCATGGAGGGCGTCGCGAGCGCCGAGGACATCGACACCGTCATGAAGCTCGGCATGAATCATCCGATGGGACCGCTCGAACTCGCAGACTTCATCGGTCTGGACACGTGCTTGGCTATCATGCAAGTCCTGTACGAAGGCTTTTCCGACGCGAAGTATCGCCCATGTCCGCTGTTGAAGAAGATGGTCGCCGCGGGCTATCTGGGCAAGAAGTCCGGTCGCGGCTTCTATCATTATTAA